One part of the Methanosphaera cuniculi genome encodes these proteins:
- a CDS encoding (R)-citramalate synthase, with the protein MMHENINIFDTTLRDGEQTPGVLITSNEKLKIANKLDELGVDVIEAGSAITSKDEQESIKLITENNLNAEICSFARPLQIDIDTAIECNVDSVNIVIPSSDLHIEFKLKKTRCEVEQMAIDAVEYAKDHGLIVELSCEDATRTSVDDLKSLYTKTIDAGADRICACDTVGILTPEKSYNFYHELSKLDIPLSVHCHNDFGLAVANTLEALNAGATQAHLTINGLGERAGNAALEEVVMALESLYNVHTHIKTELFYETSQLVESISGVVLQSNKSIVGANAFAHESGIHADGVLKKSETYEPIKPEVVGHRRRFILGKHVGKHVIHEKIKETNTDVTDDELNQIFMRIKALSDMGKTVTDVDLQAITDDILNIDIDESIHLDEYTTVSGNRVTPTASVKLKLNDEDKIEAAVGVGPVDAAIAAIQKTLQNTVDITLEEYHVDAITGGTDALIDVLIKLKCDDKIITARSTQPDIIMASVDAYLKGANKILTDKKRK; encoded by the coding sequence ATGATGCATGAAAATATAAACATATTTGACACAACACTACGTGATGGAGAACAAACACCAGGTGTACTAATTACATCAAATGAAAAACTAAAAATTGCAAACAAACTTGATGAATTAGGTGTTGATGTAATTGAAGCAGGATCAGCAATAACATCTAAAGATGAACAAGAAAGTATCAAACTAATAACAGAAAACAATCTTAATGCAGAAATATGTAGCTTTGCAAGACCACTACAAATAGATATAGACACAGCAATAGAATGTAATGTAGATTCTGTAAACATAGTAATACCATCATCAGACTTACACATCGAATTTAAACTCAAAAAAACTAGATGTGAAGTTGAACAAATGGCAATTGATGCTGTAGAATATGCAAAAGATCATGGACTAATAGTTGAACTTTCATGTGAAGATGCAACACGTACAAGTGTTGATGATCTAAAATCATTATATACAAAAACTATAGATGCAGGTGCAGATCGTATATGTGCATGTGATACAGTAGGAATACTAACACCTGAAAAATCATATAACTTCTATCATGAACTATCAAAACTAGATATACCACTAAGTGTTCACTGTCATAACGACTTTGGACTTGCTGTAGCAAATACACTTGAAGCACTAAATGCTGGTGCAACACAAGCACACCTAACAATAAATGGACTAGGTGAACGAGCAGGAAACGCAGCACTAGAAGAAGTAGTAATGGCACTAGAAAGCTTATATAATGTACATACACACATTAAAACAGAACTATTTTATGAAACATCACAACTTGTAGAATCAATAAGTGGAGTAGTACTACAATCAAACAAATCAATAGTAGGAGCTAACGCATTTGCACATGAATCAGGAATACATGCGGATGGAGTATTAAAGAAATCTGAAACATACGAGCCAATAAAACCTGAAGTTGTAGGACACAGAAGACGATTTATTCTAGGAAAACATGTAGGAAAACATGTAATACATGAAAAAATAAAAGAAACAAACACAGATGTTACAGATGATGAACTAAACCAGATATTTATGAGAATAAAAGCACTATCTGATATGGGAAAAACAGTAACAGATGTAGACTTACAAGCAATAACAGATGACATACTAAACATAGACATAGATGAATCAATACACCTAGATGAATACACAACAGTATCAGGAAATAGAGTAACACCAACAGCATCAGTAAAACTAAAACTAAATGATGAAGATAAAATAGAAGCAGCAGTAGGAGTAGGGCCTGTAGATGCAGCAATAGCAGCAATCCAGAAAACACTACAAAACACAGTAGACATAACACTCGAAGAATACCATGTAGATGCAATAACCGGAGGAACTGATGCACTAATTGATGTACTCATAAAACTTAAATGTGATGATAAAATCATAACAGCAAGAAGCACACAACCTGACATTATAATGGCAAGTGTAGATGCATATCTTAAAGGTGCAAACAAAATACTAACAGATAAAAAAAGAAAATAA
- the cgi121 gene encoding KEOPS complex subunit Cgi121, with protein sequence MGNIMEDLQKQILDEKQITIHTYQDNIVDNIPELLGKINEITQQNPDSTIQLLDTQYICGKKHLKQAIAEAIVAFKNNTNFAKDLGLEICVRTSAQKQIKDAIKLLGIKTSGNITVIYINTRDDQIKQVEEILNTKNDTLIDEYDTNTIKKAYKIDCEDDTDILDMLNEKIAMLVIKN encoded by the coding sequence ATGGGTAATATAATGGAAGATCTACAAAAACAAATCTTAGATGAAAAACAAATAACCATCCACACATACCAAGATAACATAGTAGATAACATACCAGAACTACTAGGTAAAATAAATGAAATAACACAACAAAATCCAGACTCAACAATACAACTACTAGATACACAATACATTTGTGGAAAAAAACATCTAAAACAAGCAATAGCAGAAGCAATAGTAGCATTTAAAAACAATACAAACTTTGCAAAAGACCTGGGACTTGAAATATGTGTACGTACATCAGCACAAAAACAAATAAAAGATGCAATAAAACTACTAGGAATTAAAACCAGTGGAAACATAACAGTCATCTACATAAACACCCGTGATGATCAAATAAAACAAGTTGAAGAAATACTAAATACAAAAAATGACACACTAATTGATGAGTATGATACAAACACAATAAAAAAAGCATATAAAATAGATTGTGAAGATGATACTGATATTTTAGATATGTTAAATGAAAAAATAGCAATGCTAGTTATAAAAAACTAG